Below is a genomic region from Anguilla anguilla isolate fAngAng1 chromosome 18, fAngAng1.pri, whole genome shotgun sequence.
CAGATTTGGGGGTCCCGCAGCTCTTGGGCTGTATCCCCAGAGGGGGCTTTGGGTCCCCAGGGGGCTCCGCGGTCCCGGAGATGGTGATCTTCCGGATGgctctggaggaggaggagagggacgcGGCGTTCCGGTTCTGGTGGTCCTCCTCCGCCGTCTCCACCTGCTGCCGCTCCAGACGGCTCACCTGCACGGCCACAGGTGATAAGCGTGCCCCGCCCAGATAAAGCGACACCTGGTCGCTCAGGTTGTGCTGCGGCTGGCGGTGCTGCAGGTCCTGGTTGGGCAGGTAGCTCTCTGTAAAATGGGTGCATTTGGGCCCTGCAGGCACAGAGAGCTTGGTGCCTATAGTGAAGGGCTGGACTTTCCTCATCATGCTTTCCGCCATGGCTCAAAAATCACGGCTCGTTTTagtaatattatatttttttaaaagagtctgttgtctctctctgttttctctctctcgctcttgaAGTCCAGTGTTGGAGATAAGTTATTtgttagtttcttttttttcaagtttgtgAGTCTCAGTTGTCCGCCTTCTTGTGCATGTTGAGAATGCAGAGCACGCAGGACAGGATGGCCTCGCGCGACTCCTGCGATCGCACGCGCtcccagacgcgctgcagcaggGACCCCAGGCGGGCGGCGGCCAGCGACAGGCTCCTCCTGAGGAACTGAGCGGCCAGCGCGGCCAGCCTGCTCCCGAGCAGCCGGACCAGCAGCGAGCGCAGCAGGAGGAGCGCCGCTGGCATACTGCTGTCAAGATGGGAGGcttcccgaaaaaaaaaagaaaaaaaaagaaaaccgcaGGAGTGGAGTCAGAGCGTCGCGTCAGAGCATGTGCGTTGCGGCTGCACACCCCGGCTGGCGGGACTTCCTCTCCGAGTGGGAAGCAGAAAGGGCCGTCAGATAAGGTGCCCGATGTTAACGCGGTCCAGCCTGATTCTCCACACCGGCGCTGCTGGGGAGTGAGCTCATATCGTTTACATTAAAAAGAAACCCCACACTCTCACCTCCGTGTCTCCGATGACTCTTTCACTCCGTGAAACATGCGCGCCGAGAGAAAATCAAGAAGAAATCACGAGATTTATCCTGTGCCTTTTGTAAGGGATGAAACAGAGTTTCTCTGCAGGAGCGAGATGATTCACggcaggagaagaagaagaatcaattttttttttttaaaacaatgttctcaaaaaatgcaatttcacgTCAAGcccttaaaaaatgaaagttttcagaaatgaaaaggaaCTTCTTGAAATGAGAGTGTCGGAACTCCAGAAGCATTCCTTTGGCACGGGACTGCAgtaagagaaagtgagagagagaggcgtgttTTTTGTCTGGCCTGCTCGGGAGAGAGGAGGCTCTG
It encodes:
- the LOC118217578 gene encoding protein myomixer-like; translation: MPAALLLLRSLLVRLLGSRLAALAAQFLRRSLSLAAARLGSLLQRVWERVRSQESREAILSCVLCILNMHKKADN